From one Molothrus aeneus isolate 106 chromosome 19, BPBGC_Maene_1.0, whole genome shotgun sequence genomic stretch:
- the CIZ1 gene encoding cip1-interacting zinc finger protein isoform X3, translating into MFNQQQFQQQLLQLQHLLQQQQQHHHHPPAQQGGRGLPPPQQQQMLSLRATNQPSLLSANPMLQRALLMQQMQGNLRGFNMTAPALQQFFPQATRHSLLGPPPVGVSLKPTRLGFPSLPFQRQNRTFRKDFQRVPDRKRELDPGSSSQTQGDEKMEIPEGMQAGSEQNNSSPSTEPRTPAESVLNTEPAAKRLKSVTGESALEDATDSKKAGVSCTHAQADGTDNAKEYTAEDLSRERKFSEEPKAPEVLSSGGSLKVTIQQSSESRAISTTALKPGHWACDVGTADPNPESVLKFYCYICKTNCCSQQNFQSHMAGIQHQQRLGEIQHMSNVCFVSLLPMVKQQKVLAGKDGETQQRWCNTCQVHFTGDLIKHRRTQEHKLAKRSLRPFCTVCSRHFKTPRKFVEHMKSPEHKQKAKEVRLGEKELGSPEDSEELITVDAVGCFEDDDEEEEEEEGGAGEEEDHDVVLTENEDSAAKQTGLKEVSLEDYEGTEKYCPDTAYGLDFLVPVAGYLCRLCHKFYHSDSAARLAHCKSLMHFENFQRYKAARHRATTAYPEAPLHSQGSSSQLLDDPKQPLATTAHTSKKMNDDHGIDKEGTELSALQEQTSRSLEEEESLQDKSTATSADCLFSEESHTVGEPLGREEEANTARQRAGTDDHQDPGSGGGLGQKEAADAGQEAAAEPSSLAKGETGGLTSAGCRRSSRRKPR; encoded by the exons agctccagcacctcctccagcagcagcagcagcaccatcaCCACCCTCCGGCGCAGCAGGGAGGCCG GGGTTTGCCGCCGCCGCAGCAGCAACAGATGCTGAGCTTACGGGCAACAAATCAGCCATCGCTGCTCAGTGCCAATCCTATGCTTCAGCGGGCCTTACTCATGCAGCAGATGCAAG GAAACCTGCGTGGATTTAACATGACAGcgccagcactgcagcagttcTTCCCTCAGGCTACAAGACATTCCCTCCTGGGACCACCACCTGTTGGGGTCTCCTTAAAGCCAACTCGGCTGGGCTTCCCCAGCCTCCCATTCCAGCGGCAGAACCGGACCTTCCGCAAG GACTTCCAGAGGGTTCCTGACAGGAAGCGGGAACTAGATCCTGGTTCTTCATCTCAGACACAAGGTgatgagaaaatggaaattcCAGAGGGAATGCAAGCAGGGTCAGAGCAGAACAATTCCTCACCATCCACAG AGCCAAGAACTCCAGCAGAGTCTGTGTTGAACACTGAGCCTGCAGCAAAAAGACTGAAGAG TGTGACTGGCGAGTCTGCATTAGAGGATGCCACAGACAGCAAGAAAGCAGGAGTCTCATGCACCCATGCCCAAGCTGATG GTACAGACAATGCAAAGGAGTACACAGCTGAAGATCTCTCCAGAGAGAGGAAATTCTCAGAGGAACCGAAGGCTCCTGAG GTGTTGAGCTCTGGAGGTTCACTGAAAGTGACTAttcagcagagcagtgagagCAGAGCTATCAGTACAACAGCTCTGAAACCAGGGCACTGGGCCTGCGACGTGGGCACAGCTGATCCCAACCCGGAATCCGTCCTTAAATTCTACTGTTACATCTGCAAGACCAATTGCTGCAGTCAGCAG AATTTCCAATCCCACATGGCTGGAATTCAGCACCAGCAGCGACTTGGGGAGATTCAGCACATGAgcaatgtttgttttgtttcactaCTGCCCATGGTGAAACAGCAGAAGGTGCTAGCAGGAAAAGATGG AGAGACCCAGCAGCGGTGGTGTAACACCTGCCAGGTGCATTTCACAGGGGACCTCATCAAACATCGCAGGACCCAGGAACACAAG CTGGCCAAACGCTCGCTTCGTCCTTTCTGCACTGTCTGCAGCCGCCACTTCAAGACCCCCCGCAAGTTTGTGGAGCATATGAAGTCCCCTGAGCACAAACAGAAAGCCAAAGAG GTTAGGCTAGGAGAGAAGGAGTTGGGGAGCCCAGAAGATTCAGAGGAGTTGATCACTGTGGATGCTGTTGGCTGTTTtgaagatgatgatgaggaagaggaggaggaggagggaggagctggTGAGGAGGAAGACCATGATGTAGTGCTGACGGAGAATGAGGATTCTGCTGCCAAACAG ACTGGGCTGAAGGAAGTGTCTTTGGAGGATTACGAAGGAACTGAGAAGTATTGTCCAGACACAGCCTATG GCCTGGATTTTCTGGTCCCCGTCGCAGGTTACCTCTGCAGGCTGTGTCACAAATTCTACCATAGCGACTCCGCTGCCCGGCTCGCACACTGCAAGTCCCTGATGCATTTTGAGAACTTTCAG AGATACAAGGCAGCAAGGCATCGTGCCACAACTGCCTACCCCGAGGCTCCTTTGCATTCCCAGGGCTCCAGCTCCCAATTGCTGGATGATCCAAAACAGCCTCTTGCTACAACAGCACATACCAGCAAGAAGATGAATGATGATCATGGGATAGATAaggagggcacagagctgtcagCCCTGCAAGAACAAACTTCAAGGTCTCTGGAGG AAGAAGAAAGTCTACAGGACAAGTCCACTGCCACTAGTGCCGACTGCCTGTTCTCTGAGGAGAGCCACACCGTAGGGGAGCCCCTGGGACGTGAGGAAGAAGCCAACACAGCCAGgcagagggcaggcacagacGACCATCAGGATCCAGGGAGTGGAGGAGGCTTAGGACAGAAGGAGGCAGCAGATGCaggccaggaggcagcagcagagccttccTCCCTCGCCAAAGGTGAGACAGGCGGTCTCACCTCTGCTGGGTGCAGACGCTCTTCCAGGCGCAAACCCAGATAG
- the CIZ1 gene encoding cip1-interacting zinc finger protein isoform X1, whose translation MFNQQQFQQQLLQLQHLLQQQQQHHHHPPAQQGGRGLPPPQQQQMLSLRATNQPSLLSANPMLQRALLMQQMQGNLRGFNMTAPALQQFFPQATRHSLLGPPPVGVSLKPTRLGFPSLPFQRQNRTFRKDFQRVPDRKRELDPGSSSQTQGDEKMEIPEGMQAGSEQNNSSPSTEPRTPAESVLNTEPAAKRLKSVTGESALEDATDSKKAGVSCTHAQADGTDNAKEYTAEDLSRERKFSEEPKAPEVLSSGGSLKVTIQQSSESRAISTTALKPGHWACDVGTADPNPESVLKFYCYICKTNCCSQQNFQSHMAGIQHQQRLGEIQHMSNVCFVSLLPMVKQQKVLAGKDGETQQRWCNTCQVHFTGDLIKHRRTQEHKLAKRSLRPFCTVCSRHFKTPRKFVEHMKSPEHKQKAKEVRLGEKELGSPEDSEELITVDAVGCFEDDDEEEEEEEGGAGEEEDHDVVLTENEDSAAKQTGLKEVSLEDYEGTEKYCPDTAYGLDFLVPVAGYLCRLCHKFYHSDSAARLAHCKSLMHFENFQRYKAARHRATTAYPEAPLHSQGSSSQLLDDPKQPLATTAHTSKKMNDDHGIDKEGTELSALQEQTSRSLEGKGELATSRPEGKSLASVTDDVCGIMVVEEESLQDKSTATSADCLFSEESHTVGEPLGREEEANTARQRAGTDDHQDPGSGGGLGQKEAADAGQEAAAEPSSLAKGETGGLTSAGCRRSSRRKPR comes from the exons agctccagcacctcctccagcagcagcagcagcaccatcaCCACCCTCCGGCGCAGCAGGGAGGCCG GGGTTTGCCGCCGCCGCAGCAGCAACAGATGCTGAGCTTACGGGCAACAAATCAGCCATCGCTGCTCAGTGCCAATCCTATGCTTCAGCGGGCCTTACTCATGCAGCAGATGCAAG GAAACCTGCGTGGATTTAACATGACAGcgccagcactgcagcagttcTTCCCTCAGGCTACAAGACATTCCCTCCTGGGACCACCACCTGTTGGGGTCTCCTTAAAGCCAACTCGGCTGGGCTTCCCCAGCCTCCCATTCCAGCGGCAGAACCGGACCTTCCGCAAG GACTTCCAGAGGGTTCCTGACAGGAAGCGGGAACTAGATCCTGGTTCTTCATCTCAGACACAAGGTgatgagaaaatggaaattcCAGAGGGAATGCAAGCAGGGTCAGAGCAGAACAATTCCTCACCATCCACAG AGCCAAGAACTCCAGCAGAGTCTGTGTTGAACACTGAGCCTGCAGCAAAAAGACTGAAGAG TGTGACTGGCGAGTCTGCATTAGAGGATGCCACAGACAGCAAGAAAGCAGGAGTCTCATGCACCCATGCCCAAGCTGATG GTACAGACAATGCAAAGGAGTACACAGCTGAAGATCTCTCCAGAGAGAGGAAATTCTCAGAGGAACCGAAGGCTCCTGAG GTGTTGAGCTCTGGAGGTTCACTGAAAGTGACTAttcagcagagcagtgagagCAGAGCTATCAGTACAACAGCTCTGAAACCAGGGCACTGGGCCTGCGACGTGGGCACAGCTGATCCCAACCCGGAATCCGTCCTTAAATTCTACTGTTACATCTGCAAGACCAATTGCTGCAGTCAGCAG AATTTCCAATCCCACATGGCTGGAATTCAGCACCAGCAGCGACTTGGGGAGATTCAGCACATGAgcaatgtttgttttgtttcactaCTGCCCATGGTGAAACAGCAGAAGGTGCTAGCAGGAAAAGATGG AGAGACCCAGCAGCGGTGGTGTAACACCTGCCAGGTGCATTTCACAGGGGACCTCATCAAACATCGCAGGACCCAGGAACACAAG CTGGCCAAACGCTCGCTTCGTCCTTTCTGCACTGTCTGCAGCCGCCACTTCAAGACCCCCCGCAAGTTTGTGGAGCATATGAAGTCCCCTGAGCACAAACAGAAAGCCAAAGAG GTTAGGCTAGGAGAGAAGGAGTTGGGGAGCCCAGAAGATTCAGAGGAGTTGATCACTGTGGATGCTGTTGGCTGTTTtgaagatgatgatgaggaagaggaggaggaggagggaggagctggTGAGGAGGAAGACCATGATGTAGTGCTGACGGAGAATGAGGATTCTGCTGCCAAACAG ACTGGGCTGAAGGAAGTGTCTTTGGAGGATTACGAAGGAACTGAGAAGTATTGTCCAGACACAGCCTATG GCCTGGATTTTCTGGTCCCCGTCGCAGGTTACCTCTGCAGGCTGTGTCACAAATTCTACCATAGCGACTCCGCTGCCCGGCTCGCACACTGCAAGTCCCTGATGCATTTTGAGAACTTTCAG AGATACAAGGCAGCAAGGCATCGTGCCACAACTGCCTACCCCGAGGCTCCTTTGCATTCCCAGGGCTCCAGCTCCCAATTGCTGGATGATCCAAAACAGCCTCTTGCTACAACAGCACATACCAGCAAGAAGATGAATGATGATCATGGGATAGATAaggagggcacagagctgtcagCCCTGCAAGAACAAACTTCAAGGTCTCTGGAGGGTAAGGGTGAGCTGGCCACCTCTAGGCCAGAGGGCAAGAGCCTGGCCAGTGTGACTGATGATGTGTGTGGTATCATGGTTGTAGAAGAAGAAAGTCTACAGGACAAGTCCACTGCCACTAGTGCCGACTGCCTGTTCTCTGAGGAGAGCCACACCGTAGGGGAGCCCCTGGGACGTGAGGAAGAAGCCAACACAGCCAGgcagagggcaggcacagacGACCATCAGGATCCAGGGAGTGGAGGAGGCTTAGGACAGAAGGAGGCAGCAGATGCaggccaggaggcagcagcagagccttccTCCCTCGCCAAAGGTGAGACAGGCGGTCTCACCTCTGCTGGGTGCAGACGCTCTTCCAGGCGCAAACCCAGATAG
- the CIZ1 gene encoding cip1-interacting zinc finger protein isoform X5, producing the protein MFNQQQFQQQLLQLQHLLQQQQQHHHHPPAQQGGRGLPPPQQQQMLSLRATNQPSLLSANPMLQRALLMQQMQGNLRGFNMTAPALQQFFPQATRHSLLGPPPVGVSLKPTRLGFPSLPFQRQNRTFRKDFQRVPDRKRELDPGSSSQTQGDEKMEIPEGMQAGSEQNNSSPSTEPRTPAESVLNTEPAAKRLKSVTGESALEDATDSKKAGVSCTHAQADGTDNAKEYTAEDLSRERKFSEEPKAPEVLSSGGSLKVTIQQSSESRAISTTALKPGHWACDVGTADPNPESVLKFYCYICKTNCCSQQNFQSHMAGIQHQQRLGEIQHMSNVCFVSLLPMVKQQKVLAGKDGETQQRWCNTCQVHFTGDLIKHRRTQEHKLAKRSLRPFCTVCSRHFKTPRKFVEHMKSPEHKQKAKEVRLGEKELGSPEDSEELITVDAVGCFEDDDEEEEEEEGGAGEEEDHDVVLTENEDSAAKQTGLKEVSLEDYEGTEKYCPDTAYEIQGSKASCHNCLPRGSFAFPGLQLPIAG; encoded by the exons agctccagcacctcctccagcagcagcagcagcaccatcaCCACCCTCCGGCGCAGCAGGGAGGCCG GGGTTTGCCGCCGCCGCAGCAGCAACAGATGCTGAGCTTACGGGCAACAAATCAGCCATCGCTGCTCAGTGCCAATCCTATGCTTCAGCGGGCCTTACTCATGCAGCAGATGCAAG GAAACCTGCGTGGATTTAACATGACAGcgccagcactgcagcagttcTTCCCTCAGGCTACAAGACATTCCCTCCTGGGACCACCACCTGTTGGGGTCTCCTTAAAGCCAACTCGGCTGGGCTTCCCCAGCCTCCCATTCCAGCGGCAGAACCGGACCTTCCGCAAG GACTTCCAGAGGGTTCCTGACAGGAAGCGGGAACTAGATCCTGGTTCTTCATCTCAGACACAAGGTgatgagaaaatggaaattcCAGAGGGAATGCAAGCAGGGTCAGAGCAGAACAATTCCTCACCATCCACAG AGCCAAGAACTCCAGCAGAGTCTGTGTTGAACACTGAGCCTGCAGCAAAAAGACTGAAGAG TGTGACTGGCGAGTCTGCATTAGAGGATGCCACAGACAGCAAGAAAGCAGGAGTCTCATGCACCCATGCCCAAGCTGATG GTACAGACAATGCAAAGGAGTACACAGCTGAAGATCTCTCCAGAGAGAGGAAATTCTCAGAGGAACCGAAGGCTCCTGAG GTGTTGAGCTCTGGAGGTTCACTGAAAGTGACTAttcagcagagcagtgagagCAGAGCTATCAGTACAACAGCTCTGAAACCAGGGCACTGGGCCTGCGACGTGGGCACAGCTGATCCCAACCCGGAATCCGTCCTTAAATTCTACTGTTACATCTGCAAGACCAATTGCTGCAGTCAGCAG AATTTCCAATCCCACATGGCTGGAATTCAGCACCAGCAGCGACTTGGGGAGATTCAGCACATGAgcaatgtttgttttgtttcactaCTGCCCATGGTGAAACAGCAGAAGGTGCTAGCAGGAAAAGATGG AGAGACCCAGCAGCGGTGGTGTAACACCTGCCAGGTGCATTTCACAGGGGACCTCATCAAACATCGCAGGACCCAGGAACACAAG CTGGCCAAACGCTCGCTTCGTCCTTTCTGCACTGTCTGCAGCCGCCACTTCAAGACCCCCCGCAAGTTTGTGGAGCATATGAAGTCCCCTGAGCACAAACAGAAAGCCAAAGAG GTTAGGCTAGGAGAGAAGGAGTTGGGGAGCCCAGAAGATTCAGAGGAGTTGATCACTGTGGATGCTGTTGGCTGTTTtgaagatgatgatgaggaagaggaggaggaggagggaggagctggTGAGGAGGAAGACCATGATGTAGTGCTGACGGAGAATGAGGATTCTGCTGCCAAACAG ACTGGGCTGAAGGAAGTGTCTTTGGAGGATTACGAAGGAACTGAGAAGTATTGTCCAGACACAGCCTATG AGATACAAGGCAGCAAGGCATCGTGCCACAACTGCCTACCCCGAGGCTCCTTTGCATTCCCAGGGCTCCAGCTCCCAATTGCTGGATGA
- the CIZ1 gene encoding cip1-interacting zinc finger protein isoform X2, producing MFNQQQFQQQLLQLQHLLQQQQQHHHHPPAQQGGRGLPPPQQQQMLSLRATNQPSLLSANPMLQRALLMQQMQGNLRGFNMTAPALQQFFPQATRHSLLGPPPVGVSLKPTRLGFPSLPFQRQNRTFRKDFQRVPDRKRELDPGSSSQTQGDEKMEIPEGMQAGSEQNNSSPSTEPRTPAESVLNTEPAAKRLKSVTGESALEDATDSKKAGVSCTHAQADGTDNAKEYTAEDLSRERKFSEEPKAPEVLSSGGSLKVTIQQSSESRAISTTALKPGHWACDVGTADPNPESVLKFYCYICKTNCCSQQNFQSHMAGIQHQQRLGEIQHMSNVCFVSLLPMVKQQKVLAGKDGETQQRWCNTCQVHFTGDLIKHRRTQEHKLAKRSLRPFCTVCSRHFKTPRKFVEHMKSPEHKQKAKEVRLGEKELGSPEDSEELITVDAVGCFEDDDEEDHDVVLTENEDSAAKQTGLKEVSLEDYEGTEKYCPDTAYGLDFLVPVAGYLCRLCHKFYHSDSAARLAHCKSLMHFENFQRYKAARHRATTAYPEAPLHSQGSSSQLLDDPKQPLATTAHTSKKMNDDHGIDKEGTELSALQEQTSRSLEGKGELATSRPEGKSLASVTDDVCGIMVVEEESLQDKSTATSADCLFSEESHTVGEPLGREEEANTARQRAGTDDHQDPGSGGGLGQKEAADAGQEAAAEPSSLAKGETGGLTSAGCRRSSRRKPR from the exons agctccagcacctcctccagcagcagcagcagcaccatcaCCACCCTCCGGCGCAGCAGGGAGGCCG GGGTTTGCCGCCGCCGCAGCAGCAACAGATGCTGAGCTTACGGGCAACAAATCAGCCATCGCTGCTCAGTGCCAATCCTATGCTTCAGCGGGCCTTACTCATGCAGCAGATGCAAG GAAACCTGCGTGGATTTAACATGACAGcgccagcactgcagcagttcTTCCCTCAGGCTACAAGACATTCCCTCCTGGGACCACCACCTGTTGGGGTCTCCTTAAAGCCAACTCGGCTGGGCTTCCCCAGCCTCCCATTCCAGCGGCAGAACCGGACCTTCCGCAAG GACTTCCAGAGGGTTCCTGACAGGAAGCGGGAACTAGATCCTGGTTCTTCATCTCAGACACAAGGTgatgagaaaatggaaattcCAGAGGGAATGCAAGCAGGGTCAGAGCAGAACAATTCCTCACCATCCACAG AGCCAAGAACTCCAGCAGAGTCTGTGTTGAACACTGAGCCTGCAGCAAAAAGACTGAAGAG TGTGACTGGCGAGTCTGCATTAGAGGATGCCACAGACAGCAAGAAAGCAGGAGTCTCATGCACCCATGCCCAAGCTGATG GTACAGACAATGCAAAGGAGTACACAGCTGAAGATCTCTCCAGAGAGAGGAAATTCTCAGAGGAACCGAAGGCTCCTGAG GTGTTGAGCTCTGGAGGTTCACTGAAAGTGACTAttcagcagagcagtgagagCAGAGCTATCAGTACAACAGCTCTGAAACCAGGGCACTGGGCCTGCGACGTGGGCACAGCTGATCCCAACCCGGAATCCGTCCTTAAATTCTACTGTTACATCTGCAAGACCAATTGCTGCAGTCAGCAG AATTTCCAATCCCACATGGCTGGAATTCAGCACCAGCAGCGACTTGGGGAGATTCAGCACATGAgcaatgtttgttttgtttcactaCTGCCCATGGTGAAACAGCAGAAGGTGCTAGCAGGAAAAGATGG AGAGACCCAGCAGCGGTGGTGTAACACCTGCCAGGTGCATTTCACAGGGGACCTCATCAAACATCGCAGGACCCAGGAACACAAG CTGGCCAAACGCTCGCTTCGTCCTTTCTGCACTGTCTGCAGCCGCCACTTCAAGACCCCCCGCAAGTTTGTGGAGCATATGAAGTCCCCTGAGCACAAACAGAAAGCCAAAGAG GTTAGGCTAGGAGAGAAGGAGTTGGGGAGCCCAGAAGATTCAGAGGAGTTGATCACTGTGGATGCTGTTGGCTGTTTtgaagatgatgat GAGGAAGACCATGATGTAGTGCTGACGGAGAATGAGGATTCTGCTGCCAAACAG ACTGGGCTGAAGGAAGTGTCTTTGGAGGATTACGAAGGAACTGAGAAGTATTGTCCAGACACAGCCTATG GCCTGGATTTTCTGGTCCCCGTCGCAGGTTACCTCTGCAGGCTGTGTCACAAATTCTACCATAGCGACTCCGCTGCCCGGCTCGCACACTGCAAGTCCCTGATGCATTTTGAGAACTTTCAG AGATACAAGGCAGCAAGGCATCGTGCCACAACTGCCTACCCCGAGGCTCCTTTGCATTCCCAGGGCTCCAGCTCCCAATTGCTGGATGATCCAAAACAGCCTCTTGCTACAACAGCACATACCAGCAAGAAGATGAATGATGATCATGGGATAGATAaggagggcacagagctgtcagCCCTGCAAGAACAAACTTCAAGGTCTCTGGAGGGTAAGGGTGAGCTGGCCACCTCTAGGCCAGAGGGCAAGAGCCTGGCCAGTGTGACTGATGATGTGTGTGGTATCATGGTTGTAGAAGAAGAAAGTCTACAGGACAAGTCCACTGCCACTAGTGCCGACTGCCTGTTCTCTGAGGAGAGCCACACCGTAGGGGAGCCCCTGGGACGTGAGGAAGAAGCCAACACAGCCAGgcagagggcaggcacagacGACCATCAGGATCCAGGGAGTGGAGGAGGCTTAGGACAGAAGGAGGCAGCAGATGCaggccaggaggcagcagcagagccttccTCCCTCGCCAAAGGTGAGACAGGCGGTCTCACCTCTGCTGGGTGCAGACGCTCTTCCAGGCGCAAACCCAGATAG
- the CIZ1 gene encoding cip1-interacting zinc finger protein isoform X4 — protein sequence MFNQQQFQQQLLQLQHLLQQQQQHHHHPPAQQGGRGLPPPQQQQMLSLRATNQPSLLSANPMLQRALLMQQMQGNLRGFNMTAPALQQFFPQATRHSLLGPPPVGVSLKPTRLGFPSLPFQRQNRTFRKDFQRVPDRKRELDPGSSSQTQGDEKMEIPEGMQAGSEQNNSSPSTEPRTPAESVLNTEPAAKRLKSVTGESALEDATDSKKAGVSCTHAQADGTDNAKEYTAEDLSRERKFSEEPKAPEVLSSGGSLKVTIQQSSESRAISTTALKPGHWACDVGTADPNPESVLKFYCYICKTNCCSQQNFQSHMAGIQHQQRLGEIQHMSNVCFVSLLPMVKQQKVLAGKDGETQQRWCNTCQVHFTGDLIKHRRTQEHKLAKRSLRPFCTVCSRHFKTPRKFVEHMKSPEHKQKAKEVRLGEKELGSPEDSEELITVDAVGCFEDDDEEEEEEEGGAGEEEDHDVVLTENEDSAAKQTGLKEVSLEDYEGTEKYCPDTAYGLDFLVPVAGYLCRLCHKFYHSDSAARLAHCKSLMHFENFQRYKAARHRATTAYPEAPLHSQGSSSQLLDDPKQPLATTAHTSKKMNDDHGIDKEGTELSALQEQTSRRRKSTGQVHCH from the exons agctccagcacctcctccagcagcagcagcagcaccatcaCCACCCTCCGGCGCAGCAGGGAGGCCG GGGTTTGCCGCCGCCGCAGCAGCAACAGATGCTGAGCTTACGGGCAACAAATCAGCCATCGCTGCTCAGTGCCAATCCTATGCTTCAGCGGGCCTTACTCATGCAGCAGATGCAAG GAAACCTGCGTGGATTTAACATGACAGcgccagcactgcagcagttcTTCCCTCAGGCTACAAGACATTCCCTCCTGGGACCACCACCTGTTGGGGTCTCCTTAAAGCCAACTCGGCTGGGCTTCCCCAGCCTCCCATTCCAGCGGCAGAACCGGACCTTCCGCAAG GACTTCCAGAGGGTTCCTGACAGGAAGCGGGAACTAGATCCTGGTTCTTCATCTCAGACACAAGGTgatgagaaaatggaaattcCAGAGGGAATGCAAGCAGGGTCAGAGCAGAACAATTCCTCACCATCCACAG AGCCAAGAACTCCAGCAGAGTCTGTGTTGAACACTGAGCCTGCAGCAAAAAGACTGAAGAG TGTGACTGGCGAGTCTGCATTAGAGGATGCCACAGACAGCAAGAAAGCAGGAGTCTCATGCACCCATGCCCAAGCTGATG GTACAGACAATGCAAAGGAGTACACAGCTGAAGATCTCTCCAGAGAGAGGAAATTCTCAGAGGAACCGAAGGCTCCTGAG GTGTTGAGCTCTGGAGGTTCACTGAAAGTGACTAttcagcagagcagtgagagCAGAGCTATCAGTACAACAGCTCTGAAACCAGGGCACTGGGCCTGCGACGTGGGCACAGCTGATCCCAACCCGGAATCCGTCCTTAAATTCTACTGTTACATCTGCAAGACCAATTGCTGCAGTCAGCAG AATTTCCAATCCCACATGGCTGGAATTCAGCACCAGCAGCGACTTGGGGAGATTCAGCACATGAgcaatgtttgttttgtttcactaCTGCCCATGGTGAAACAGCAGAAGGTGCTAGCAGGAAAAGATGG AGAGACCCAGCAGCGGTGGTGTAACACCTGCCAGGTGCATTTCACAGGGGACCTCATCAAACATCGCAGGACCCAGGAACACAAG CTGGCCAAACGCTCGCTTCGTCCTTTCTGCACTGTCTGCAGCCGCCACTTCAAGACCCCCCGCAAGTTTGTGGAGCATATGAAGTCCCCTGAGCACAAACAGAAAGCCAAAGAG GTTAGGCTAGGAGAGAAGGAGTTGGGGAGCCCAGAAGATTCAGAGGAGTTGATCACTGTGGATGCTGTTGGCTGTTTtgaagatgatgatgaggaagaggaggaggaggagggaggagctggTGAGGAGGAAGACCATGATGTAGTGCTGACGGAGAATGAGGATTCTGCTGCCAAACAG ACTGGGCTGAAGGAAGTGTCTTTGGAGGATTACGAAGGAACTGAGAAGTATTGTCCAGACACAGCCTATG GCCTGGATTTTCTGGTCCCCGTCGCAGGTTACCTCTGCAGGCTGTGTCACAAATTCTACCATAGCGACTCCGCTGCCCGGCTCGCACACTGCAAGTCCCTGATGCATTTTGAGAACTTTCAG AGATACAAGGCAGCAAGGCATCGTGCCACAACTGCCTACCCCGAGGCTCCTTTGCATTCCCAGGGCTCCAGCTCCCAATTGCTGGATGATCCAAAACAGCCTCTTGCTACAACAGCACATACCAGCAAGAAGATGAATGATGATCATGGGATAGATAaggagggcacagagctgtcagCCCTGCAAGAACAAACTTCAAG AAGAAGAAAGTCTACAGGACAAGTCCACTGCCACTAG